A genomic window from Silene latifolia isolate original U9 population chromosome Y, ASM4854445v1, whole genome shotgun sequence includes:
- the LOC141629880 gene encoding protein FAR1-RELATED SEQUENCE 3-like, producing the protein MIVDNSKANVGPSLTHQLCTQQLGGFQNVGQQIKQFKNFQREMKCLMNSHDGEMFKSRLDTLAETKGLHFVYEKDSKNALTRIFWTDCDMQRAYALFGDGVSYDPTYGTNKYNMTFTPFTGIDHHKRSITFACALIEHENEESFMWVFDRFKRYGWEGA; encoded by the coding sequence ATGATTGTCGACAATTCAAAAGCAAATGTTGGTCCTAGCTTAACACACCAACTATGCACTCAACAATTGGGTGGTTTTCAAAATGTCGGGCAACAAATCAagcaattcaaaaattttcagagGGAAATGAAGTGTCTAATGAACAGTCATGATGGGGAAATGTTCAAATCACGCTTAGACACCCTAGCTGAAACAAAAGGGCTCCACTTTGTTTATGAAAAAGATTCCAAGAACGCATTGACAAGGATTTTCTGGACGGATTGTGACATGCAAAGAGCGTATGCTCTGTTTGGGGATGGAGTTTCATACGACCcaacgtatggtacaaacaagtACAACATGACGTTCACGCCTTTCACGGGCATTGACCATCATAAAAGGTCAATCACATTTGCATGTGCGCTTATAGAACATGAAAACGAGGAGTCATTCATGTGGGTATTTGACCGATTTAAGCGGTATGGGTGGGAAGGAGCCTAA